Proteins from a single region of Urocitellus parryii isolate mUroPar1 chromosome 4, mUroPar1.hap1, whole genome shotgun sequence:
- the Vps37c gene encoding vacuolar protein sorting-associated protein 37C, protein METLKDKTLQELEEMQNDPEAIDRLALESPEVQDLQLEREMALATNRSLAERNLEFQGPLEISRSNLSDKYQELRRLVERCQEQKAKLEKFSSAFQPGTLLDLLQIEGMKIEEESEAMAEKFLEGEVPLEKFLEDFSSMRMLSHLRRVRVEKLQDVVRRPRASQELAGDGPPPRPPPLPLRPGPQATPPVAEEQPPAQPSVVPPYPLPYSPSPALPMGPTAQGALQPAPFPVVAQPSASYSGPLGPAYASAQPGPRSAAGYPWSPQRSTPPRPGYPVAPTSTSGPGYPLAGTRAPSPGYPQQTPYLPAGGKPPYPTQPLLPGFPGQPQPSVPPRPPYPPGPTPPYGFSPPPGPAWPGY, encoded by the exons ATGGAGACCCTGAAAGATAAGACCCTGCAGGAGCTGGAGGAGATGCAGAATGACCCGGAGGCGATTGACCGGCTGGCTTTGGAGTCCCCTGAG GTCCAGGACCTGCAGTTGGAGCGAGAGATGGCACTAGCCACCAACCGGAGCCTGGCTGAGCGGAACCTGGAATTCCAGGGACCCCTAGAGATCAGCCGCTCAAACCTCTCAGACAAATACCAGGAGCTGCGGAGGCTTGTGGAACGGTGCCAGGAACAGAAGGCAAAGCTGG AGAAGTTCTCCTCAGCATTCCAGCCAGGGACCTTGTTGGACCTTCTGCAGATCGAAGGCATGAAGATCGAGGAGGAGTCTGAG GCCATGGCTGAGAAGTTCCTGGAGGGCGAGGTGCCCTTGGAAAAGTTTCTGGAAGACTTCTCCTCTATGAGGATGCTGTCCCACCTGCGCCGGGTCCGAGTGGAGAAGCTCCAAGACGTGGTGAGGAGGCCCCGAGCTTCCCAGGAACTGGCCGGAGATGGCCCTCCACCCCGCCCGCCACCCCTGCCCCTGCGACCAGGCCCTCAGGCGACACCCCCTGTGGCCGAAGAACAGCCGCCTGCGCAGCCATCTGTTGTGCCTCCCTACCCTTTGCCCTACAGCCCGTCCCCCGCCCTGCCCATGGGCCCCACTGCCCAGGGAGCCCTGCAGCCGGCCCCCTTCCCTGTGGTGGCCCAGCCCTCTGCCTCGTACAGTGGGCCTCTGGGCCCTGCCTATGCGTCAGCCCAGCCGGGACCCAGGTCTGCTGCAGGCTACCCCTGGTCCCCACAGAGGAGCACTCCACCTCGACCGGGCTATCCTGTAGCCCCGACTAGCACCTCTGGCCCTGGGTACCCCTTGGCGGGGACCAGGGCCCCCAGTCCTGGCTATCCTCAACAGACCCCCTACCTCCCCGCAGGAGGAAAGCCTCCCTACCCCACACAGCCTCTGCTCCCAGGCTTCCCaggacagccccagccctcagtgcCCCCTCGGCCCCCATATCCCCCAGGGCCCACTCCTCCATATGGGttttccccacccccaggccctgcctggccTGGATACTAG